One segment of Terriglobales bacterium DNA contains the following:
- a CDS encoding DUF2059 domain-containing protein, with the protein MTCKGWKFGVITMVLLGVAAIAEAQTSGGSTINQLAPEDRASVIGLMHTFMPPATFEGLMQQVREEMFTQVNDFARRQNKSLPSDASERMQRAVRNSVSYEEIVILTAEAYMKHFSPDEIRQIAYFYNTPVGRKLARVQPEIMGDIMPKITNNINARVLEAMRKEGLVVQTASSQ; encoded by the coding sequence ATGACATGCAAGGGATGGAAATTTGGAGTCATAACTATGGTTCTGCTGGGAGTCGCGGCAATAGCTGAAGCCCAAACATCAGGCGGCAGCACAATCAACCAGCTTGCTCCTGAAGATCGCGCGTCCGTGATTGGGCTCATGCACACCTTCATGCCGCCGGCAACCTTTGAAGGCCTGATGCAGCAGGTGCGCGAAGAGATGTTCACGCAAGTCAACGACTTCGCCAGACGCCAAAACAAATCCCTGCCCTCGGATGCTTCGGAAAGAATGCAGCGCGCGGTGAGGAACTCGGTGTCGTACGAGGAGATTGTGATCTTGACCGCCGAAGCCTACATGAAACACTTCAGTCCGGATGAGATCCGCCAGATTGCCTATTTCTACAACACACCGGTGGGAAGAAAGCTGGCGCGGGTGCAGCCCGAGATCATGGGCGACATCATGCCGAAAATCACGAACAATATTAACGCCCGTGTCCTCGAGGCCATGCGGAAAGAAGGCCTGGTGGTGCAGACCGCTTCCAGTCAGTAG
- a CDS encoding protein kinase → MSRTVSHYRILERIGDGGMGVVYKAEDLKLSRYVALKFLAEDMAHDPRNVERFQREARAASALNHPNICIVYAVDDFEGQHFISMELLQGGTLKQRLLGAHLNFESLLDMALQISDGLQAAHERGIIHRDIKPANIFVTEQGQIKIVDFGLAKRVNDGKGPSGADPTFAYGHEKEQHLTVTGATWGTVAYMSPEQAQGKALDARSDIFSFGSVLYEMATGALPFPADNAAVIIVGILQRKPLPATQVNPALPADLERIIDKAMEKDCDMRYQSMADLRRDLKRLKRDTESQKVAVQAQLSLSQPIPVAIPVQPQAASKPRRGLNRFLLAAFVVLAIAVGVLGVKLYERQTGGFVWDASPSQAATNNLAAPTASPSPTPSGAMTPIPGATPQPISSGSAVLPDATASGIYINGSQLTSEQVQELRATYGAIAPPGQYWYDTRSGLWGLWGHEAAGFIRPGHDFGMLAENASNGNTGVFINGREINLVEAQYIQQAFGAVYQGRWWLDGTSGNFGLEGNPTPIANMASAFRGGQQSGGDTGYRWRDGRGSVAASEGNCFIMSVPGANTVSTPGCN, encoded by the coding sequence ATGAGCCGCACTGTTTCTCACTACCGCATTTTGGAGCGGATCGGCGACGGCGGTATGGGAGTCGTGTACAAGGCTGAGGACCTTAAACTCAGCCGCTATGTCGCCCTGAAGTTTCTGGCAGAAGATATGGCGCACGATCCACGCAACGTGGAGCGCTTCCAGCGGGAAGCCCGCGCCGCCTCTGCGCTCAATCATCCCAACATCTGCATCGTCTATGCAGTAGATGATTTTGAAGGACAGCATTTCATCTCCATGGAGTTGCTGCAGGGAGGCACGCTCAAGCAGCGATTGCTGGGCGCGCATCTGAACTTCGAGTCCCTGCTAGATATGGCCTTGCAAATCTCCGACGGTCTGCAGGCGGCGCACGAGCGCGGCATTATCCATCGCGATATCAAGCCGGCCAACATTTTCGTTACCGAACAGGGGCAAATCAAGATCGTGGATTTTGGCCTGGCCAAGCGAGTCAATGATGGAAAAGGACCGAGCGGCGCCGATCCTACCTTCGCCTACGGCCACGAAAAAGAACAGCATCTCACCGTGACCGGCGCAACCTGGGGAACGGTCGCGTATATGTCACCCGAGCAAGCCCAGGGCAAGGCACTGGACGCCCGCTCCGACATTTTTTCCTTCGGCTCGGTCTTGTACGAGATGGCGACCGGGGCCTTGCCTTTTCCCGCGGACAATGCCGCCGTCATCATCGTGGGCATATTGCAGCGCAAGCCACTTCCAGCTACACAAGTCAATCCGGCCTTGCCCGCCGATTTGGAAAGAATCATTGATAAGGCCATGGAAAAGGATTGTGACATGCGTTACCAATCCATGGCTGACTTGCGGAGAGACTTGAAGCGCCTGAAGCGCGATACCGAGTCACAAAAAGTGGCCGTACAAGCTCAACTCAGCCTATCCCAACCCATCCCGGTCGCCATACCTGTTCAGCCCCAGGCGGCATCCAAGCCGCGGCGTGGTCTAAACCGGTTCCTGCTTGCGGCATTTGTAGTATTGGCAATTGCAGTCGGTGTATTAGGGGTCAAGCTGTACGAAAGACAAACGGGTGGATTTGTATGGGACGCCAGCCCATCCCAAGCTGCCACAAATAATCTCGCAGCGCCCACAGCTTCTCCATCACCTACTCCCTCCGGTGCCATGACTCCAATTCCTGGCGCAACCCCACAGCCGATATCCAGCGGATCAGCCGTTCTGCCGGATGCGACAGCTAGCGGTATTTATATCAATGGCTCGCAACTGACCTCCGAGCAGGTACAGGAGCTCAGGGCGACCTATGGCGCGATTGCTCCACCGGGTCAATACTGGTATGACACTCGCAGCGGCCTGTGGGGCTTGTGGGGACACGAAGCCGCCGGCTTCATCCGCCCCGGTCACGACTTTGGCATGCTTGCGGAAAACGCTTCGAACGGCAACACCGGCGTCTTTATTAATGGACGTGAGATTAACCTCGTAGAGGCGCAATATATACAGCAGGCCTTCGGCGCCGTCTATCAGGGCCGCTGGTGGCTCGATGGCACAAGCGGGAATTTTGGTCTGGAAGGCAATCCGACCCCCATTGCCAATATGGCGTCCGCTTTCCGCGGCGGCCAGCAGTCGGGCGGCGACACCGGTTATCGCTGGCGTGATGGACGCGGCTCCGTCGCAGCTTCGGAAGGGAACTGCTTCATCATGTCGGTCCCCGGGGCTAACACAGTTTCTACGCCCGGCTGTAATTGA
- the mltG gene encoding endolytic transglycosylase MltG, with the protein MIKAFFKLLALLLLILVMVAGYFTYALLAPVGSSDPNFVQLHPGSSTRRIAKDLQAAGVIRNWQAFWLLHYWRPQPLKAGEYLFDHPANALEVFDRLVRGDIYIREVTIPEGYNIWDIASAIQEAGLGKKEDFIKVAQNNALIYDLDPQAHSLEGYLFPDTYHFTRTQSMQDMAAAMVHRFRQEAQTLGLNSDYHRIVTMASIVEKETPAPEERPLVASVYYNRLARGIVFAADPTVIYGSILASRYRGTIYKSDLQFDSPYNTYKYAGLPPGPIASPGSAALAAALHPAETDYLYFVSDNNGHSRFARTAREHDRNVAAYRHAVANSQQNH; encoded by the coding sequence ATGATCAAGGCTTTCTTCAAACTACTTGCCCTCCTGCTCCTTATCCTCGTGATGGTCGCGGGGTATTTTACCTACGCCCTGCTTGCGCCTGTGGGTTCGAGTGATCCCAACTTCGTGCAACTGCATCCTGGCTCTTCCACGCGGCGCATCGCCAAAGACCTGCAGGCAGCGGGCGTGATCCGCAATTGGCAGGCGTTTTGGCTGCTGCACTACTGGCGGCCACAGCCGCTGAAGGCAGGCGAGTACCTGTTCGACCATCCTGCGAACGCTTTGGAAGTTTTTGACCGCCTGGTGCGTGGCGATATCTACATACGTGAGGTCACGATTCCTGAGGGCTACAACATCTGGGACATCGCCTCGGCCATTCAAGAAGCCGGACTAGGGAAAAAAGAAGACTTCATCAAGGTTGCGCAGAACAACGCATTGATTTACGACCTTGATCCTCAGGCGCATTCGCTTGAGGGCTACCTGTTTCCCGATACCTACCACTTTACTCGCACGCAATCCATGCAGGATATGGCAGCTGCCATGGTTCACCGCTTCCGCCAGGAGGCCCAGACGCTCGGGCTGAACTCCGATTACCACCGCATTGTTACCATGGCCTCCATCGTGGAAAAGGAAACTCCGGCGCCGGAAGAGCGGCCGCTGGTGGCCAGTGTTTATTACAACCGGCTCGCGCGCGGCATCGTCTTCGCGGCTGACCCAACGGTGATTTACGGTTCGATTCTGGCCAGCCGTTATCGCGGCACGATTTACAAATCCGACTTGCAGTTCGACTCACCATACAACACCTACAAATACGCCGGATTGCCGCCCGGCCCCATTGCCAGTCCGGGGAGCGCGGCGCTGGCAGCGGCCCTGCATCCCGCCGAGACCGACTATCTTTATTTCGTCAGCGACAACAACGGGCACAGCCGTTTTGCGCGCACCGCGCGTGAGCACGACCGCAATGTGGCCGCCTATCGTCACGCCGTCGCCAATTCCCAACAGAATCATTAA
- a CDS encoding nucleotidyltransferase domain-containing protein, protein MLAFEGGSVMHGASVGSDDHDYYAVYLEPPQMKLGLHPVEHHVWSTSDSTRKNTRDDIDLVMYSLTKFARLAASGNPTILHFLFVENELGANPWWEYVTQHRGNFLARSHLRKFIGYADAQFDRLTGKRARKQFRPELLEKYGFDTKAAMHGIRLMYEALDLLRDGGMTFPNPHAGHLIAIRKGKYTLEQIVRQYEELKQRCNQQQQDSPLAEEVDQEQINRILANVYRSFWTG, encoded by the coding sequence ATTCTGGCTTTTGAAGGTGGCTCGGTAATGCACGGCGCATCGGTGGGAAGCGACGATCACGATTATTACGCCGTCTACCTCGAGCCGCCGCAGATGAAGCTGGGCCTGCATCCGGTTGAACACCATGTCTGGTCCACTTCCGACAGTACGCGCAAGAACACCCGCGACGATATTGATCTGGTGATGTATTCTCTGACCAAGTTCGCGCGGCTGGCCGCCAGCGGCAACCCTACCATCCTGCATTTTTTGTTTGTCGAAAATGAGCTCGGGGCCAATCCCTGGTGGGAATACGTTACCCAACACCGTGGGAATTTTTTGGCCCGTTCGCATCTGCGCAAATTCATCGGTTACGCCGATGCACAATTCGACCGCCTGACCGGCAAGCGTGCGCGCAAGCAGTTCCGCCCTGAGCTGCTGGAAAAATACGGCTTCGATACCAAGGCTGCCATGCACGGTATCCGCCTGATGTATGAGGCGCTCGACCTGCTCCGCGACGGCGGCATGACATTTCCTAATCCCCATGCCGGGCATTTGATCGCCATTCGGAAGGGAAAGTACACGCTGGAGCAGATCGTTCGGCAGTATGAAGAATTAAAACAGAGATGTAATCAGCAGCAGCAAGATTCACCGCTGGCGGAAGAAGTTGATCAGGAGCAAATCAATCGTATCCTGGCCAACGTGTACCGGTCTTTTTGGACGGGATAG
- a CDS encoding VOC family protein: MPHNFIGIDHVQIAAPPGSEVQARNFFADALGMTEVPKPVSLRARGGIWFQCGAQQLHVGIEADFSPAKKAHPAIRVHNLSDLRLRLRNAGITVIEDDNLPDAERFYVNDPFGNRLEFLQLK, translated from the coding sequence TTGCCGCATAACTTTATTGGAATTGACCACGTGCAAATTGCCGCTCCGCCCGGAAGCGAGGTGCAGGCGCGCAATTTTTTTGCTGACGCACTGGGCATGACGGAGGTGCCCAAGCCGGTATCCCTGCGTGCACGCGGCGGGATATGGTTCCAGTGTGGGGCGCAGCAACTGCACGTTGGTATCGAGGCCGACTTTTCACCGGCGAAAAAAGCGCACCCCGCCATCCGCGTGCACAATCTCTCTGACTTGCGGTTGCGTTTACGGAACGCAGGCATCACGGTGATTGAAGACGATAACCTGCCAGATGCAGAACGTTTTTATGTAAATGATCCATTTGGGAACCGCCTGGAGTTCCTACAGTTGAAATGA
- a CDS encoding helix-turn-helix domain-containing GNAT family N-acetyltransferase, whose amino-acid sequence MPEANFDQHIESVRRFNRFYTQKIGVLEEGLLHSPFSLVQVRVLYELAHRDQPTAAELAKDLGLDAGYLSRTLSDFEKRGLIEKKASEADGRQSLLLLTEQGQQAFAPLNERAQQEIGALLKALSAPEQNQLISAMHTISGLLSARSELQPEAQPKTKTPYILRPHQPGDMGWVVHRHGVLYAQEYGWDERFEALVAGIVAEFIQHYDSRRERCWIAEKDDEIVGSVFLVKQSKTVAKLRLLLVEPSARGLGIGARLVSECVRFARQAGYRKITLWTQSVLHAARHIYKKAGFRLARKERHNSFGYDLTGETWEMEL is encoded by the coding sequence ATGCCAGAAGCCAATTTCGATCAGCATATTGAATCCGTCCGTCGCTTCAACCGCTTTTATACCCAGAAGATCGGTGTTTTAGAGGAAGGCCTGCTGCACAGTCCGTTTTCTCTCGTCCAGGTGCGCGTCCTCTACGAGCTTGCCCATCGCGATCAGCCTACAGCCGCCGAACTGGCCAAGGATTTGGGTTTGGACGCGGGCTACTTGAGCCGCACGTTAAGCGACTTCGAAAAGCGCGGACTGATCGAGAAGAAAGCCTCAGAAGCCGATGGCCGGCAAAGCCTGCTGTTGCTGACCGAGCAGGGGCAGCAAGCCTTTGCTCCGTTGAATGAACGTGCGCAACAAGAGATTGGCGCCCTGTTGAAGGCCCTCTCTGCTCCCGAACAAAACCAACTGATCAGCGCAATGCATACCATCAGCGGATTGCTTAGCGCCCGGTCCGAGCTTCAACCGGAAGCCCAGCCTAAAACGAAGACGCCTTATATCCTTCGGCCTCATCAGCCCGGCGATATGGGATGGGTCGTGCACCGCCACGGCGTGCTCTACGCCCAGGAGTACGGATGGGACGAACGCTTTGAGGCCCTGGTCGCTGGCATCGTCGCCGAGTTTATTCAGCACTACGACTCCAGGCGGGAGCGCTGCTGGATCGCCGAGAAAGATGATGAGATCGTAGGCTCCGTCTTCCTGGTCAAACAGTCGAAGACTGTAGCCAAGCTGCGCCTGCTGCTGGTTGAACCTTCGGCGCGGGGACTGGGCATTGGCGCCCGCCTGGTGAGCGAATGTGTGCGCTTTGCCCGCCAGGCAGGCTATCGAAAGATTACGCTCTGGACGCAAAGCGTCCTCCATGCCGCCCGGCACATCTACAAAAAAGCCGGCTTCCGCCTGGCGCGCAAAGAGCGGCACAACAGCTTTGGTTATGACCTGACAGGAGAAACCTGGGAGATGGAGTTGTGA
- a CDS encoding pyridoxal phosphate-dependent aminotransferase, with protein sequence MPRLSQLASHIAQSEIRIMSVECEKAGGVNLAQGICDTEVPLPVRRGAEAAIEGGFNSYTRLDGIANLRRAIARKMRDYNQLEADPEHEIVVTTGSTGAFYCACLSLLNPGDEVIVFEPYYGYHVHTLMAMHAVPVYVTLTPPDWSFSRAALEQAITSKTRAIVVNSPANPSGKVFTAEELAWITAIARERDLFIFTDEIYEYFLYDGRKHISPATLPGMAERCITISGFSKTFSITGWRIGYAICDRRWAHAIGYFHDLAYICAPSPFQHGVTAGLEELSPEFYSSLTTEYTVKRDLLCKSLEAAGLKPNIPQGAYYVLADASALPGKTSKEKAMYLLAETGVAAVPGDSFYNGGTGTNLLRFCFAKNDSDLHDACRRLEQLRAVRVKA encoded by the coding sequence ATGCCCAGACTCAGCCAACTCGCCTCGCACATCGCCCAATCGGAAATCCGCATTATGTCGGTTGAATGCGAGAAGGCCGGAGGCGTGAATCTGGCGCAGGGCATCTGCGATACCGAAGTTCCGCTGCCGGTGCGCCGTGGCGCCGAGGCCGCCATCGAGGGCGGATTCAATTCCTACACCCGGCTCGACGGCATCGCCAATCTGCGCCGCGCCATCGCGCGCAAGATGCGCGACTACAACCAACTGGAGGCCGATCCTGAGCATGAGATTGTTGTCACCACCGGCTCGACCGGGGCTTTCTACTGTGCCTGCCTATCGCTGCTCAATCCTGGCGATGAAGTTATCGTCTTCGAGCCCTACTACGGATATCACGTGCACACCCTCATGGCCATGCACGCGGTGCCGGTGTATGTGACGCTCACGCCGCCCGATTGGAGCTTTTCCCGCGCAGCGCTCGAGCAAGCCATTACTTCCAAGACGCGCGCCATCGTGGTCAACTCGCCGGCCAATCCTTCGGGCAAAGTTTTCACGGCAGAAGAGCTGGCATGGATCACCGCCATTGCCCGCGAGCGCGACCTGTTCATCTTCACCGACGAGATCTACGAATACTTTCTCTACGATGGACGCAAGCACATCAGCCCGGCAACACTCCCCGGCATGGCCGAGCGCTGTATTACCATTTCGGGATTCTCCAAGACCTTCAGTATCACCGGCTGGCGCATCGGATACGCCATCTGCGACCGCCGCTGGGCGCACGCGATCGGCTACTTCCACGATCTGGCTTATATCTGTGCGCCATCGCCGTTTCAGCACGGCGTGACCGCCGGCCTGGAAGAGTTGAGCCCGGAGTTCTACAGCTCTCTCACCACCGAGTACACGGTGAAGCGCGATCTGCTGTGCAAGTCGCTGGAAGCCGCAGGGCTAAAGCCCAACATTCCGCAGGGAGCGTATTACGTTTTGGCTGATGCCTCCGCCTTGCCGGGAAAAACGAGCAAGGAAAAAGCAATGTACCTGCTCGCCGAGACTGGTGTGGCCGCCGTTCCCGGAGATTCTTTCTACAACGGCGGCACAGGAACAAACCTGCTGCGTTTCTGCTTCGCCAAGAACGATTCCGACTTGCACGATGCCTGCCGGCGACTGGAGCAGTTGCGCGCCGTTAGAGTAAAAGCTTAA
- a CDS encoding zinc ribbon domain-containing protein, translating into MFCVKCGSQLLAGSKFCSNCGLDNATYTLPSAGVYAPTAVPQNKPLFCIKCGAELYPKTKVCPNCRFDNTNYVSAPAVASGFAAPTMLAYPDAYCEGKILVVPRNATLPASCIKCGGIPKEPWLNKNFSWHNPLLYILAFFSPLIYVIVALIVRKRVQLMVPICDHHNSTRLTTLWVGVILLLGFLPLSVAASIYLPGDSAPAIAFLLGFVMFVGGMVALWFSYVLRPTYIGEDCSKFKGAHPEFLARLKTPSVPGMGVQVQSPGF; encoded by the coding sequence ATGTTCTGCGTCAAATGCGGCAGTCAGTTACTGGCCGGCAGTAAGTTCTGTTCCAATTGCGGCCTTGATAACGCCACCTACACGCTCCCGTCGGCGGGGGTTTACGCTCCGACTGCGGTGCCTCAGAACAAGCCTTTGTTCTGCATCAAGTGCGGAGCTGAACTATATCCCAAGACCAAAGTCTGCCCGAATTGCCGGTTCGACAATACCAATTACGTTTCCGCGCCGGCCGTGGCCTCGGGATTTGCTGCGCCCACAATGCTCGCCTATCCCGATGCCTACTGTGAAGGCAAAATTCTGGTGGTGCCACGCAACGCCACGCTGCCGGCAAGCTGCATAAAATGTGGAGGCATTCCCAAAGAGCCCTGGTTAAACAAGAATTTCTCTTGGCACAATCCGCTGCTGTATATACTGGCCTTTTTCAGTCCGTTGATTTATGTGATTGTGGCCCTGATCGTGCGCAAGCGAGTGCAGCTTATGGTGCCCATCTGCGACCATCATAATTCGACCCGACTCACAACTCTGTGGGTCGGCGTCATTCTGCTGTTGGGCTTCCTTCCTCTGTCTGTCGCGGCCAGTATCTATCTGCCAGGAGACAGCGCACCGGCCATTGCTTTCCTGCTTGGGTTCGTGATGTTCGTTGGCGGGATGGTTGCGCTGTGGTTCTCTTACGTCCTGCGGCCCACTTACATCGGCGAAGATTGCTCCAAGTTTAAGGGGGCGCATCCGGAATTTCTGGCTCGCCTTAAAACCCCTTCCGTTCCAGGAATGGGAGTGCAAGTGCAATCGCCAGGGTTCTAG
- a CDS encoding HAD-IB family phosphatase — protein MSEAFLKKYIFASDFDQTLSFNDSGYVLSELLGIPLEEFERKAIGMAGLNLVQQGAELAYLLLHDPEFRSRVRKEHLHEVGRRIRLKQDIHLLYELLKGGIEGYHFDFYVLSAAPVEVIRSALEGIVPPDHIFGTEFEYNSAGEIERIVRAVAGYGKVAVLDQLQSRLEIGPDHIIYVGDGSSDIHVMLHVNARDGFTIAVSESTHVAQIARRTVLSTNAVAVAVPILELLIGWNRTRIRDFFKSQGFLIQGWDKVRTDWLTIRHAGLSEKNLGRIESIGAD, from the coding sequence ATGTCGGAAGCTTTTTTAAAAAAATATATCTTCGCAAGTGACTTCGATCAGACCCTGAGCTTCAATGATTCCGGGTATGTTCTGAGTGAATTACTGGGTATTCCCTTGGAGGAGTTTGAACGTAAAGCCATAGGGATGGCCGGACTCAACCTGGTGCAGCAGGGTGCTGAATTGGCTTACTTGTTGCTGCATGATCCCGAGTTCCGCTCGCGCGTCCGCAAGGAGCATCTGCACGAGGTAGGGCGGCGCATCCGGCTGAAGCAGGATATTCATCTGCTGTACGAGTTGCTCAAGGGAGGCATTGAAGGGTATCACTTCGACTTCTACGTGCTGTCAGCAGCGCCTGTAGAGGTGATTCGTTCCGCACTGGAAGGAATTGTGCCTCCCGACCATATCTTCGGCACCGAGTTTGAATACAACAGTGCCGGCGAGATCGAACGCATTGTTCGTGCCGTGGCGGGTTACGGCAAGGTGGCAGTGCTCGATCAGCTCCAGAGCAGGCTGGAGATTGGCCCCGACCATATTATCTACGTCGGCGATGGGAGCTCCGACATTCACGTCATGCTGCATGTGAATGCCCGCGATGGATTTACCATCGCCGTCTCGGAGAGCACGCATGTGGCGCAGATTGCACGGCGTACTGTCCTCAGCACCAATGCAGTCGCGGTCGCGGTTCCCATTCTGGAACTGCTGATCGGCTGGAACCGGACCCGGATCCGCGATTTCTTCAAATCGCAAGGCTTCCTGATCCAGGGATGGGACAAGGTCCGCACCGATTGGCTGACCATCCGGCATGCCGGCCTTTCGGAAAAAAATTTAGGCAGGATTGAAAGCATAGGCGCCGACTAA
- the ruvX gene encoding Holliday junction resolvase RuvX: protein MSGFPLAGRILAMDVGSKTIGMAVSDPLGITAQGLETLRRKNKRTDFTQLQNVITEYEVREIVVGYPLYMSGDTSPQSQRVSEFAEELRQRFHLPVHLWDERLTSTQANRLLRETEMSIRRRAEVVDRLAAVLILQSFLESRESSAATRPAEESS, encoded by the coding sequence ATGTCTGGTTTCCCACTTGCGGGCCGTATCTTGGCCATGGATGTTGGTTCCAAAACCATTGGGATGGCTGTGAGCGATCCTTTGGGAATCACAGCTCAGGGCCTGGAGACGCTCCGCCGCAAGAACAAGCGCACCGACTTCACGCAATTACAAAACGTGATTACCGAGTACGAAGTCCGCGAGATCGTTGTGGGATATCCGCTGTACATGAGCGGAGATACAAGTCCGCAATCCCAGCGCGTCTCTGAATTCGCCGAAGAGCTGCGCCAGCGCTTCCACCTGCCCGTACATCTGTGGGATGAGCGCCTGACCTCCACCCAGGCCAATCGCCTGCTGCGCGAGACTGAAATGAGCATCCGCCGACGCGCCGAAGTCGTTGATCGCCTGGCGGCAGTGCTGATTTTGCAGTCGTTTCTAGAAAGTCGAGAATCTTCAGCGGCTACAAGGCCTGCAGAAGAGAGCTCCTGA